A section of the Rhizobium sp. BG4 genome encodes:
- the ychF gene encoding redox-regulated ATPase YchF, producing MGFKCGIVGLPNVGKSTLFNALTKTAAAQAANYPFCTIEPNTGEVAVPDARMQKLAAIAGSKEIIPTRISFVDIAGLVRGASKGEGLGNKFLANIREVDAVVHVLRCFEDDDITHVEGRINPVGDADTIETELMLADLESLERRVEQTRKRAASKDKDSVAQLPIMEAVVKLLNEGKPARLLLKTLAPEEIEILKGLNLLTSHPVLYVCNVAEADASTGNEHTKAVAEMAEKQGAECVIISAAIESEVAQLPEEESKEFLSALGLEEAGLDRLIRAGYHLLDLITYFTVGPKETRAWTIVRGTKAPQAAGVIHTDFERGFIRAFTIGYDDYIAFKGEVGAKEAGKGRDEGKEYIVADGDVIHFRFNT from the coding sequence ATGGGCTTCAAATGCGGTATCGTCGGTCTGCCGAATGTCGGCAAGTCGACCCTCTTCAACGCGCTCACCAAGACGGCGGCGGCGCAGGCGGCAAACTATCCCTTCTGCACGATCGAGCCGAACACCGGCGAAGTCGCCGTTCCCGACGCGCGCATGCAGAAGCTGGCGGCGATTGCCGGCTCCAAGGAAATCATCCCGACCCGCATTTCCTTCGTCGATATCGCCGGCTTGGTGCGCGGCGCCTCGAAGGGTGAAGGTCTCGGTAACAAGTTCCTCGCCAACATCCGCGAAGTCGATGCCGTGGTGCATGTGCTGCGCTGCTTCGAGGACGACGACATCACCCATGTCGAAGGCCGCATCAATCCGGTTGGAGACGCCGACACGATCGAGACCGAGCTGATGCTCGCCGACCTCGAAAGCCTGGAGCGCCGCGTCGAGCAGACCCGCAAGCGCGCCGCCAGCAAGGACAAGGATTCCGTGGCGCAGCTGCCGATCATGGAAGCCGTGGTCAAGCTCCTCAACGAGGGCAAGCCCGCCCGTCTTCTCCTGAAGACGCTGGCGCCCGAGGAAATCGAGATCCTCAAGGGCCTCAACCTCCTGACCTCACATCCGGTCCTCTACGTCTGCAACGTCGCCGAGGCCGACGCCTCCACCGGCAACGAGCACACCAAGGCCGTCGCCGAAATGGCCGAGAAGCAGGGCGCCGAATGCGTCATCATCTCGGCCGCGATCGAATCCGAAGTGGCGCAGCTGCCGGAAGAAGAATCCAAGGAATTCCTCTCCGCGCTCGGCCTCGAGGAGGCCGGTCTCGACCGCCTGATCCGCGCCGGTTACCACCTGCTCGACCTGATCACCTATTTCACCGTCGGTCCGAAGGAAACGCGCGCTTGGACGATCGTGCGCGGCACCAAGGCCCCGCAGGCCGCCGGCGTCATCCACACCGATTTCGAACGCGGCTTCATCCGCGCCTTCACCATCGGCTACGACGACTACATCGCCTTCAAGGGTGAAGTCGGCGCCAAGGAAGCCGGCAAGGGCCGCGACGAAGGCAAGGAATATATCGTTGCCGACGGCGACGTGATCCACTTCCGCTTCAACACGTAA
- a CDS encoding AbrB/MazE/SpoVT family DNA-binding domain-containing protein has product MSVFAEIVALPMGEWRPAVKTCDDLRGINLAGKADLPYFCGGRSDLMVRLKVTAENQITLDQAILEHLGIGPGDEIELTLQPGGFSIVDAGAKERQIEPDNRKLPIEAIFGMLENTTGKRYTIDELNKAIEEGWAGKR; this is encoded by the coding sequence ATGTCCGTATTCGCTGAAATCGTTGCCTTGCCTATGGGGGAATGGCGCCCCGCGGTCAAGACTTGCGATGATCTGCGGGGCATCAACCTTGCCGGTAAGGCGGATTTGCCTTACTTTTGCGGGGGTAGGAGTGATCTGATGGTGCGCCTGAAAGTTACCGCTGAGAACCAGATCACTCTCGATCAAGCAATCCTTGAGCATCTCGGCATTGGACCGGGAGACGAAATTGAACTTACTCTCCAGCCGGGCGGATTTTCGATAGTCGACGCTGGCGCCAAGGAGCGTCAAATCGAGCCTGACAATAGGAAGCTGCCGATCGAGGCCATTTTTGGTATGTTGGAGAACACGACAGGTAAGCGCTATACAATCGATGAGCTTAACAAGGCTATCGAAGAAGGTTGGGCAGGCAAGAGATAG
- the clpS gene encoding ATP-dependent Clp protease adapter ClpS encodes MSDNDVVLKPKTKIKPKLEKPKLYKVMLFNDDYTPREFVTMVLKAVFKMSEGAGYRIMLTAHKMGSSVVVVCTKDIAETKVKEAMDYAKEAGFPLMLTAEPEE; translated from the coding sequence ATGAGTGACAACGACGTTGTCTTGAAGCCAAAAACCAAGATCAAGCCAAAGCTGGAAAAGCCGAAGCTCTACAAGGTGATGCTGTTCAACGACGATTATACGCCGCGTGAATTCGTCACCATGGTGCTGAAGGCTGTGTTCAAGATGAGCGAAGGGGCCGGCTACAGGATCATGCTGACCGCCCACAAGATGGGGTCGAGCGTTGTGGTCGTCTGTACCAAGGATATCGCCGAGACCAAGGTCAAGGAGGCGATGGACTATGCCAAAGAAGCGGGCTTTCCGCTGATGCTGACGGCCGAACCGGAAGAATAG
- a CDS encoding GNAT family N-acetyltransferase — protein sequence MSEALAIRTAGAGDLAALLALYAELNPSDPPLEPAVAEKQMDAILAQPGMQIFIGFSGEEAAATVTLSVIPNLTRAGAPYALIENVVTLSAHRKKGYGAALIAHAIETAWQAGCYKVMLLTGSKTPSTLRFYENCGFTQDKTGYQVRRPAGR from the coding sequence ATGAGCGAAGCGCTGGCCATTCGCACCGCCGGGGCCGGCGACCTCGCCGCCCTGCTCGCGCTCTATGCCGAACTGAACCCGTCCGATCCGCCGCTGGAACCAGCTGTCGCCGAAAAGCAGATGGATGCCATCCTCGCCCAGCCCGGCATGCAGATCTTCATCGGCTTTTCAGGTGAGGAAGCCGCAGCAACCGTCACCCTCTCGGTCATCCCCAATTTAACGCGCGCAGGCGCCCCCTACGCGCTGATCGAAAACGTCGTGACGCTGTCGGCCCATCGCAAGAAGGGCTATGGCGCCGCGCTGATCGCCCATGCGATCGAAACCGCTTGGCAGGCCGGCTGCTACAAGGTGATGCTGCTGACCGGCTCGAAAACACCGTCGACCCTGCGCTTCTACGAGAACTGCGGCTTCACGCAGGACAAGACCGGCTATCAGGTTCGCCGCCCCGCCGGCCGCTGA
- the pth gene encoding aminoacyl-tRNA hydrolase, which yields MLIIAGLGNPGSKYAGNRHNIGFMALDAIYRRHSFSPWSKKFKAEIAEGELEGEKVLLIKPQTYMNLSGESVGEAMRFYKLQPSDLVAIYDELDLAPGKARLKTGGGHGGHNGIKSLDAHCGREYRRLRLGIGHPGVKEMVQHHVLGDFAKADQSWLEPLLDALADNAGMLVRNEDSQLMNKLALAVGGKAEEEKPKAEKKPAAKSHIHQARNHNQPKILPATGPMAEMLKKLLGNKGD from the coding sequence ATGCTGATCATCGCGGGTCTCGGCAATCCCGGCAGCAAATATGCCGGCAACCGGCACAATATCGGCTTCATGGCGCTCGATGCCATCTACCGCCGCCACAGCTTTTCGCCCTGGTCGAAGAAGTTCAAGGCCGAGATCGCCGAAGGCGAGCTCGAGGGCGAGAAGGTGCTGCTGATTAAGCCGCAGACCTACATGAACCTCTCGGGCGAATCCGTCGGCGAAGCCATGCGCTTCTACAAGCTGCAGCCCTCCGACCTCGTCGCCATCTATGACGAACTCGACCTGGCGCCCGGCAAGGCGCGGCTGAAGACCGGCGGCGGCCATGGCGGCCATAACGGCATCAAGTCGCTCGACGCCCATTGCGGCCGCGAATACCGCCGCCTGCGCCTCGGCATCGGTCATCCCGGTGTCAAGGAAATGGTGCAGCATCATGTTCTCGGCGACTTCGCCAAGGCCGACCAGAGCTGGCTGGAACCGCTGCTCGACGCCCTGGCCGATAATGCCGGTATGCTGGTGCGCAATGAGGATTCACAGCTGATGAACAAGCTGGCGCTCGCCGTCGGCGGCAAGGCGGAAGAGGAAAAGCCGAAGGCCGAGAAGAAGCCTGCGGCGAAATCCCATATCCATCAGGCCCGCAACCACAACCAGCCGAAGATCCTGCCGGCCACCGGCCCGATGGCCGAGATGCTGAAGAAACTGCTCGGCAACAAGGGCGACTGA
- a CDS encoding transporter substrate-binding domain-containing protein, producing the protein MKKLLLLAFLMLPTAAAAETVSFFTEEYAPFNYRDGKVIKGATVEQVEKVMADIGVDYTLELVPWARAYGMAQTTPMTCVFATAHNSTRDPLFKWIEPLLVDRNILITKTGSGVKADTLDEAKQYTVGTQREDYTETTLKEKGFTKLDVASDFNATLRKLLGGRIDMMPISELYFDKLKQEQPLEMVTVLSTQPMGIACQKDFPDDLRRRMQVALDKLIADGTQRQIFQKYGLTLLH; encoded by the coding sequence ATGAAAAAGCTGCTGCTTCTCGCCTTTCTGATGTTGCCCACAGCAGCTGCCGCCGAGACGGTGTCCTTCTTCACGGAAGAATATGCGCCGTTCAACTACCGCGACGGCAAGGTGATCAAGGGCGCGACCGTCGAGCAGGTCGAAAAGGTGATGGCCGATATCGGCGTCGATTATACGCTGGAGCTGGTTCCCTGGGCGCGTGCCTATGGCATGGCGCAGACGACGCCGATGACCTGCGTCTTCGCCACCGCCCATAACAGCACCCGCGATCCGCTGTTCAAGTGGATCGAGCCCCTGCTCGTCGACCGCAACATCCTGATCACCAAGACCGGTTCCGGCGTCAAGGCTGATACACTCGACGAGGCCAAGCAATATACGGTCGGCACCCAGCGCGAGGACTATACGGAGACGACGCTGAAGGAGAAGGGCTTCACCAAGCTCGACGTAGCCAGCGACTTCAACGCGACGCTGCGCAAGCTGCTGGGCGGCCGCATCGACATGATGCCGATCTCCGAGCTCTATTTCGACAAGCTGAAGCAGGAACAGCCGCTGGAGATGGTGACAGTGCTGTCGACCCAGCCGATGGGCATCGCCTGCCAGAAGGATTTCCCCGACGATCTCAGGCGCAGGATGCAGGTCGCCCTCGACAAACTGATCGCCGACGGCACGCAGCGGCAGATCTTCCAGAAATACGGCCTCACTCTGCTGCACTGA